A window of the Xiashengella succiniciproducens genome harbors these coding sequences:
- a CDS encoding DUF2059 domain-containing protein, which yields MQKKDTQPNKLLTMKKFCFLGLLLLFFYQLTSAQSDDKYKETLIKLFRVSHTEQTYEVAIKQMFSVFKQQQSNVPTEIWNDLEKEMNKTSMDDLISMLIPVYSKHLTIEDLNELIKFYESPVGQKYAEKNPLIMQESMQVGQHWGQKIGMEFVNKLKEKGY from the coding sequence CCATGAAAAAATTTTGCTTTTTAGGATTACTGCTTCTATTTTTCTATCAACTAACATCAGCTCAGTCAGATGATAAGTATAAAGAGACACTAATTAAATTGTTTAGAGTTTCTCATACAGAGCAAACTTATGAAGTTGCTATAAAACAGATGTTTTCAGTGTTTAAACAGCAACAGTCAAATGTACCCACAGAAATATGGAATGATTTAGAAAAAGAAATGAATAAAACTTCAATGGATGATTTAATATCAATGTTGATACCAGTGTATAGCAAACATCTGACAATTGAAGACTTAAATGAATTAATTAAATTTTATGAATCACCAGTTGGACAAAAATATGCAGAGAAGAATCCATTGATTATGCAAGAATCAATGCAAGTTGGCCAACATTGGGGACAAAAAATAGGAATGGAATTTGTAAATAAGCTCAAAGAGAAGGGATATTAA
- a CDS encoding TlpA family protein disulfide reductase, which produces MKRLIVITLTQVIIGLISCSSQTKDLDNLDKVLERIRQIETASYYSTNFFCFSGDTIPIDEKTFEYFNEYTVPADTSVGAYYVKFELSDTTKMIFAYDGKMRARINWKENNFETDDFSKNPWPYRTVIAPFFAKSKALIEYALTTKDSIKIDSVFYKNSVAYKISIFNEEVELVGRLPIHISELGSNEGVISEYIIWINRKTNLPYKFQRTLPANTMIEEISNLKINNLNRNNFAISNYIPVDMPTRTEADNKPKIDLINSIAFNYQLNDLENKSHSLKDISSKVYMINYTSMFCGPCGLSVEFLNDLSKKYSKEDFSFVSLYNENEKKGLLNYIKQHEIKYEILLADKTTLDSYNLHLTPTFLILDNNKRISKIIYGYKKGETEIEIENAIKTLL; this is translated from the coding sequence ATGAAAAGATTAATAGTAATTACACTAACCCAAGTAATTATTGGGCTAATAAGCTGTAGTAGTCAGACAAAAGATTTAGACAATCTTGACAAAGTTTTAGAGAGAATTAGACAAATCGAAACAGCGTCATATTATTCAACTAATTTCTTCTGCTTTTCAGGGGACACAATACCAATAGATGAGAAAACCTTTGAATATTTTAATGAATATACTGTACCGGCAGACACATCTGTTGGAGCTTACTACGTAAAATTTGAATTATCAGACACTACAAAAATGATTTTTGCTTACGATGGAAAGATGAGAGCAAGAATTAATTGGAAAGAAAATAACTTTGAGACTGACGATTTTAGTAAAAATCCATGGCCATATAGAACAGTAATTGCTCCTTTCTTTGCAAAATCCAAAGCCTTGATTGAATATGCTTTAACAACTAAAGATAGCATCAAAATCGATTCTGTTTTTTATAAAAACTCTGTTGCTTACAAAATATCAATTTTTAATGAGGAAGTGGAATTAGTCGGTAGACTTCCAATACATATTTCAGAATTAGGTTCCAACGAAGGTGTTATATCGGAATATATCATATGGATAAATAGAAAAACGAACCTTCCGTATAAATTCCAAAGAACGCTACCTGCAAATACAATGATTGAGGAAATTAGTAATTTGAAAATTAACAATCTCAATAGAAACAATTTTGCTATTTCAAATTATATACCTGTGGATATGCCTACAAGAACAGAAGCAGATAATAAGCCTAAAATAGATTTAATCAACAGTATTGCATTTAACTATCAATTAAATGATTTGGAAAATAAATCCCATTCCCTGAAAGACATTTCAAGTAAAGTGTACATGATTAATTATACGAGTATGTTTTGCGGACCTTGTGGATTGTCTGTGGAATTTTTAAATGATTTGAGCAAAAAATATAGTAAAGAGGATTTTAGTTTTGTCAGTTTGTACAATGAAAATGAGAAAAAAGGATTGCTAAATTACATAAAACAACATGAGATAAAATATGAAATTTTACTCGCTGATAAAACAACATTAGATTCTTATAATTTGCATTTAACGCCTACATTTCTTATTCTGGACAATAATAAGAGAATTAGTAAAATAATCTATGGTTATAAAAAAGGGGAAACTGAGATTGAAATTGAAAATGCAATTAAAACATTATTATAA
- a CDS encoding DUF5687 family protein, with protein sequence MYKLLTHQWKEKIRSSFWQKNIILNIVLGILGLYLILNFIAVSFFADKILLDVFKDCDVIESFTRLLFYYFLN encoded by the coding sequence ATGTACAAATTATTGACACATCAATGGAAAGAGAAAATTCGATCTTCATTTTGGCAAAAGAATATTATACTAAATATTGTACTTGGTATTTTAGGATTGTATCTCATATTAAATTTTATTGCAGTTAGCTTTTTTGCAGATAAAATACTGCTTGATGTATTTAAAGATTGTGATGTAATTGAATCATTTACAAGGTTATTATTCTACTATTTCCTAAATTGA
- a CDS encoding IS1380 family transposase — MSTKITKIGITTNKISGRGGLPLFLRYTEQIGLYGLISRNVSSLLTGNSKGLQLQQFVKQIVAFFIDGTNMAISSFDQSKKDEGYACLLECKTDQLASSHQVKRFFGKLSVISNSVFNKILNELFIWRLHISKPKVIELGIDTMVLDNDDAAKREGCEVTYKRKKGFQPLHICWGSFLIDVTFRKGSAHSNHGSDYTDRVRSIVNLIRKRYSKEVPIVVCADSGFADQKAYEIFEQELNIHYITTGKLYNDVTEYVKALPIDTLGKITKNKAVWQFAEFASKLKSWSKFRRCFFTRLHRDDTGQYVMEFGKPDSVIYTNIGNCPVADKRLRASGGDEWFKADTIIRKSHQRGADELIHRSIKELATREQLPFKSFGMNRAYYFMLVVTHFIFEAYKQDVTAEVIPVTVYPNTFRRKLIDFAVKITSRARSIVLNVTRVIYETINIEELWERCQSPPKIQFA; from the coding sequence ATGAGTACGAAGATAACAAAAATCGGCATTACAACCAATAAAATTTCTGGTCGTGGAGGGCTCCCTTTATTTCTTCGCTACACTGAGCAAATTGGCTTATATGGGCTAATATCGCGTAATGTTTCTTCTCTGCTTACTGGAAACAGCAAAGGCTTGCAGCTTCAACAGTTTGTAAAACAGATTGTTGCATTTTTTATAGATGGCACAAATATGGCCATAAGCAGTTTTGATCAAAGTAAAAAGGATGAAGGATATGCATGTTTGCTTGAATGCAAGACCGACCAATTGGCCTCTTCTCACCAGGTCAAACGTTTTTTTGGGAAGCTGTCCGTTATTTCAAACTCGGTATTCAATAAGATACTTAATGAACTGTTTATCTGGAGGCTTCACATATCCAAACCCAAAGTTATAGAACTGGGCATTGACACCATGGTTTTGGATAATGACGATGCTGCGAAACGCGAAGGTTGCGAGGTCACTTACAAGCGTAAGAAAGGGTTTCAGCCACTTCATATATGCTGGGGCTCGTTTCTGATAGACGTGACCTTTAGAAAAGGAAGTGCTCATTCCAATCATGGATCAGATTACACCGACAGGGTACGCTCTATAGTAAATCTGATACGCAAGAGATACTCCAAAGAAGTCCCTATTGTGGTGTGCGCCGATAGTGGGTTTGCGGATCAGAAAGCGTACGAGATATTCGAGCAAGAGCTTAATATACATTACATTACAACAGGAAAATTGTACAATGATGTTACTGAATATGTAAAGGCTTTACCCATTGACACTTTGGGCAAAATCACTAAAAATAAAGCAGTCTGGCAATTTGCGGAATTTGCCAGCAAGTTGAAATCCTGGTCCAAGTTTCGTCGTTGCTTTTTTACCAGATTGCACCGGGATGATACCGGGCAGTACGTAATGGAATTTGGTAAGCCTGACAGCGTCATCTATACCAATATCGGGAACTGTCCTGTCGCTGACAAAAGGCTTCGGGCATCCGGTGGAGATGAGTGGTTTAAAGCTGATACCATCATACGAAAATCACACCAAAGAGGAGCCGACGAGTTGATACATCGTAGCATTAAAGAGCTTGCTACCAGAGAACAACTTCCTTTTAAATCCTTTGGAATGAACAGAGCCTATTATTTTATGCTGGTAGTTACACACTTTATTTTCGAAGCATACAAACAAGATGTTACCGCAGAGGTTATTCCGGTAACCGTATATCCTAATACATTCAGAAGAAAGCTTATTGATTTTGCTGTCAAGATAACCTCAAGGGCAAGGAGTATTGTCCTGAATGTCACCAGAGTAATTTATGAAACGATAAATATTGAAGAGTTATGGGAACGGTGTCAGTCACCGCCGAAAATTCAGTTTGCATAA
- a CDS encoding DUF5687 family protein, which yields MAQYRYLLFDLIARFFFQQLPTISIQPYLTLPIKKNTLIHYPIIKSVFSFFNLLAILLILPFFIKNIYLTQSFQFSLLWIVTVLSLIAGNNFLNFSLKKYFSRQALISLLFLSFVGLLIYLDIAKIISISEYFSAAIFYLVNTTTFIFVPALFAVISYYWAYTILKNNAYIEDSQKLTIKKSNGFSFLNNYGEIGQLIGVELKMILRNKRPRSLLYISGLFVLYGFMFYKNENLDNYIILSLSGLLLPAMFSTNYGQFLFSWESSFFDSYLTNKISHFNYIKSKHIFFSISSSIGFLLVLPYALISSKIAFINAAFLLYNIGISSIIMMFFCTFNTSYIDLGKSQFMNYQGTGITQFLVILPIIGIPLLIYFLHKILGILPYYYYSIAVIGLIGIALNKHMLEMVESRFMKRRYKMAVGFRKK from the coding sequence ATCGCTCAATATAGGTATTTATTATTTGACTTGATTGCGAGGTTTTTCTTTCAACAACTACCAACCATCTCGATTCAACCATATCTTACGCTTCCAATAAAAAAAAACACATTAATACATTATCCAATTATAAAAAGTGTGTTCAGCTTTTTCAATCTATTGGCAATTCTACTTATACTCCCTTTTTTTATCAAGAATATTTATCTAACACAGAGTTTTCAGTTCAGTTTGTTATGGATCGTTACAGTATTATCACTGATTGCTGGAAATAATTTCCTCAATTTTTCCTTAAAGAAATATTTTTCGAGACAAGCTCTAATATCGCTACTATTTCTATCATTTGTTGGACTTTTGATTTATCTCGACATTGCTAAAATCATATCTATATCAGAATATTTTTCAGCAGCTATTTTCTATTTGGTAAATACCACCACTTTTATTTTTGTTCCAGCTTTATTTGCGGTAATATCCTATTATTGGGCCTATACTATATTAAAAAACAACGCTTATATTGAAGATTCTCAAAAATTGACGATAAAAAAAAGTAATGGATTTTCTTTCTTAAATAATTATGGAGAAATAGGTCAACTAATTGGAGTTGAATTGAAAATGATTTTACGAAACAAAAGACCTCGATCACTTTTGTATATAAGTGGATTGTTTGTACTTTATGGTTTCATGTTCTATAAAAACGAGAATTTGGATAATTACATAATATTAAGTTTGTCAGGTCTTTTATTACCTGCAATGTTTTCTACAAACTATGGACAATTCCTATTCTCATGGGAAAGTTCATTTTTTGATAGTTATTTGACAAACAAAATTTCCCATTTCAACTATATAAAGTCGAAACACATATTTTTTTCAATATCAAGTTCAATCGGATTTTTACTTGTTCTGCCATACGCGTTGATTAGTTCAAAAATCGCTTTCATTAATGCCGCTTTCTTATTGTATAATATTGGTATATCGTCAATAATAATGATGTTCTTTTGCACTTTTAATACATCATATATAGATTTAGGTAAAAGTCAATTTATGAACTATCAAGGTACGGGCATAACGCAATTTTTAGTAATTCTACCAATAATAGGAATTCCGCTATTAATCTATTTTCTACATAAAATACTTGGAATTCTTCCCTATTACTATTATTCAATAGCTGTAATAGGATTAATTGGAATAGCATTAAATAAACATATGTTGGAAATGGTTGAAAGCCGTTTTATGAAACGTAGATATAAAATGGCTGTAGGTTTTAGAAAAAAATAA
- a CDS encoding ABC transporter ATP-binding protein — protein MIEIFNLQKVYGTQMALSVDNLKIAKNDFVGLVGNNGAGKTTMLSLILDLIEPTKGYVTSKLIKVSDSDEWKSYTGSFLNEGFLIPFLSPIEFFEFIGSLHGKNSADIKDFLEENEQFFKQDAFSGKYIRELSAGNKNKIGILASFLSKPEILILDEPFSNLDPSSQSWLKSKLKALSNEGVTILISSHDLKHVTEVCNRILLLEDGHIVKDTNTSNETLIELEQYFDI, from the coding sequence ATGATTGAGATATTTAATCTTCAAAAAGTATACGGAACTCAAATGGCTCTTTCCGTTGACAATCTTAAAATAGCCAAAAATGACTTTGTTGGTTTAGTAGGCAACAATGGAGCAGGAAAAACAACCATGCTTAGCTTAATACTCGACTTAATTGAACCTACAAAAGGATATGTAACATCAAAATTGATAAAAGTTTCAGATTCTGATGAGTGGAAAAGTTATACTGGATCATTTCTAAATGAAGGTTTTCTTATTCCTTTTTTGAGTCCTATTGAATTTTTTGAGTTTATTGGAAGTTTGCACGGAAAAAACAGTGCTGATATTAAAGATTTTCTGGAAGAGAATGAGCAATTTTTCAAGCAAGATGCTTTTTCCGGTAAATATATTCGAGAACTGTCGGCAGGGAATAAAAATAAAATTGGCATTTTAGCTTCATTCCTTTCAAAACCAGAGATACTAATTCTTGATGAACCTTTTTCTAATCTGGATCCAAGTTCTCAATCTTGGTTAAAATCAAAATTAAAAGCACTAAGCAATGAAGGTGTTACAATATTGATTTCAAGCCATGATTTAAAACATGTAACTGAAGTGTGTAATCGAATACTTTTACTTGAAGATGGTCATATTGTTAAAGACACAAATACAAGTAATGAAACATTGATTGAGTTGGAGCAATATTTTGACATCTAA
- a CDS encoding pyridoxamine 5'-phosphate oxidase family protein, which yields MKHYHLHNRPNRELTKKSDIDRILEKGKFAVISMCRENEPYIVTLSYGYDAENDTLYFHCAKNGLKLDFLNSNKNVCATVIEDKGYVMDECGHEYESVVFWGDMQIVKDLHEKKHGMSILLLHLEEKDSVIKEKQLKSDDYYSKMEILKLRVRQIHGKAGR from the coding sequence ATGAAGCATTACCATTTACATAATCGACCAAATAGAGAACTGACTAAAAAATCAGACATTGATAGAATCCTTGAAAAAGGAAAATTTGCTGTGATTTCAATGTGTCGAGAGAATGAACCGTATATCGTCACGCTTAGTTATGGATATGATGCCGAAAATGATACACTTTATTTTCACTGCGCTAAAAATGGTCTCAAGTTGGATTTTTTGAATTCTAACAAAAATGTTTGTGCGACAGTAATTGAGGATAAAGGATATGTAATGGACGAATGCGGACATGAATATGAATCTGTTGTTTTCTGGGGTGATATGCAAATTGTAAAAGATTTGCACGAAAAGAAACATGGTATGAGCATTTTACTTCTTCATTTAGAGGAGAAGGATTCGGTAATCAAAGAAAAGCAGTTGAAATCGGATGACTATTACTCAAAAATGGAAATTTTGAAACTTAGAGTTAGACAGATTCACGGAAAAGCTGGACGATAA
- a CDS encoding cation transporter, with protein sequence MKKTIFEITKMDCPSEENLIRMKLDGISSIVNLDFDIPNRKLTVFHSGETEQIEKSVIELNLGGKKISTDLTDQTEFKENANQKKLLWSVLAINFAFFIIEMTTGIISKSMGLVADSLDMLADSFVYGISLFAVGGTLIKKKRIAKLAGYFQITLAIIGFVEVLRRFFGDEKLPDFSTMIIVSIFALIANGICLYILQKSKSKEEAHMKASMIFTSNDVIINLGVIIAGLLVNWLSSSKPDLIIGTIVFILVIQGAFRILKLSK encoded by the coding sequence ATGAAAAAAACAATATTTGAAATTACAAAAATGGATTGTCCTTCAGAGGAAAACCTAATCCGAATGAAATTGGACGGAATTTCAAGTATTGTGAATTTGGACTTTGATATTCCGAACCGAAAATTGACAGTCTTTCACAGCGGAGAAACCGAACAAATCGAAAAGTCCGTTATTGAACTAAATTTAGGCGGGAAAAAAATCTCAACCGACCTAACCGACCAAACGGAATTTAAAGAAAATGCAAACCAAAAAAAGTTACTTTGGTCTGTACTTGCCATAAATTTCGCCTTTTTCATAATCGAAATGACAACGGGAATAATCTCAAAATCAATGGGACTTGTTGCCGACAGTTTAGATATGCTTGCGGACAGTTTCGTATACGGAATTAGCTTGTTTGCGGTTGGCGGAACGTTGATTAAGAAAAAGCGGATTGCCAAACTTGCTGGATATTTTCAAATTACACTTGCAATTATCGGATTTGTGGAAGTTTTAAGAAGGTTTTTCGGAGACGAGAAACTACCCGATTTTTCGACAATGATTATCGTTTCGATTTTTGCACTTATCGCAAATGGAATTTGTCTTTACATTTTGCAAAAGTCAAAAAGCAAAGAAGAGGCACATATGAAAGCAAGTATGATTTTCACCTCGAATGACGTGATTATCAATTTAGGAGTTATAATCGCTGGACTTTTGGTAAATTGGTTGAGTTCGAGTAAACCTGATTTGATTATTGGAACAATCGTTTTTATTTTGGTAATTCAAGGGGCGTTTCGGATTTTGAAATTAAGTAAGTGA
- a CDS encoding AAA family ATPase, which translates to MIEQFLKFIETAKEDLNIHRQISFEIGCSDTTLEIIDKTIALSTILVNKVKNGDFKINYINQFQSHLTNIINTLPFRGNKDANFVNQQNPQWKSQIKLQIDNNTANIINHYHQLEFNLDFFEKIGFFNSNVVAIGANGSGKTTLSNKFKTYLQNNGVVISAQRILLVPSFNAIANPSQTANELKQAQLRDKSNKNDREFGHLQQEFSIVLKNLLAENIAAGNMYRKKSIELFQTGKQIEEPSLTNLDKTFEIWNSLIEHRKIDCQDGINITAISDDGRSYPAIQMSDGEKVMLYLIGQVLQAPLNGFIVIDEPEMYLHKTILKKLWDSLEKERQDCLFIYLTHDLDFATSRATAKKIWIKSFTHPDKWEIEDIPTDEIPETLLFELLGSRKNILFCEGQKGSIDERVFSILFPELTIMPVGSCFDVINHTKAFNKLTTVNTTAIGLIDSDHHDTSRLASLKDEKIYNFSISEVENLFLDEKFLKKMASQLLVDIAEIEKVKNDVIEELDKLKVIQTSNYVSTKINYYFKDSHVSKGNSLDQVETNFQTFSDKIEITEWYGTRITELENIVANKDYKKTISVFNNKGLKSIAMKYLKISDFTERSIKLLLSDIDAQEILIDYFPNEVKTAGNTRYS; encoded by the coding sequence ATGATAGAGCAATTTTTAAAATTTATTGAAACAGCAAAAGAAGACCTAAATATTCACAGACAGATTTCATTCGAAATTGGCTGTAGTGACACTACTTTAGAAATCATAGACAAGACTATCGCATTATCAACAATTTTAGTGAATAAGGTTAAAAACGGCGATTTTAAGATTAACTATATTAACCAATTTCAATCTCATCTTACTAATATAATTAACACTTTACCTTTTAGGGGGAATAAAGATGCAAACTTTGTTAATCAGCAAAATCCTCAATGGAAAAGCCAAATTAAGTTGCAGATTGACAATAATACAGCAAACATCATAAATCACTATCATCAACTTGAATTTAATCTTGACTTTTTCGAAAAAATAGGATTTTTCAATAGTAATGTGGTAGCAATCGGTGCAAACGGTAGTGGAAAAACTACTCTCTCAAATAAGTTCAAAACATACTTGCAAAATAATGGAGTGGTAATATCAGCTCAACGAATTCTGTTAGTACCAAGCTTTAATGCAATTGCTAATCCATCTCAGACTGCAAATGAACTAAAACAGGCACAATTACGAGATAAATCAAATAAAAACGATAGAGAATTTGGTCACCTTCAACAGGAATTTTCTATTGTTCTAAAGAATCTGCTTGCTGAAAATATCGCAGCTGGTAATATGTACCGAAAAAAGTCAATAGAGTTATTTCAAACAGGGAAACAAATTGAAGAACCAAGTCTTACTAACTTAGATAAGACATTTGAAATATGGAATTCTCTAATTGAGCATAGAAAAATTGATTGTCAAGATGGAATAAACATAACAGCAATATCTGATGATGGTCGCTCATATCCTGCAATTCAAATGAGCGATGGGGAGAAAGTGATGTTATACCTTATTGGACAAGTCTTACAGGCTCCATTAAATGGATTTATCGTAATTGATGAACCAGAAATGTATCTACACAAAACAATCTTAAAAAAATTATGGGATAGCTTAGAAAAAGAAAGGCAGGATTGTCTATTCATTTATCTCACTCACGACTTGGACTTTGCAACAAGTAGAGCAACAGCAAAAAAGATATGGATAAAATCCTTTACTCACCCCGATAAGTGGGAAATTGAGGACATTCCTACAGATGAAATTCCAGAAACATTACTATTTGAGTTGCTTGGTAGTAGAAAGAATATATTGTTTTGTGAAGGGCAAAAGGGAAGCATTGATGAAAGAGTATTTTCAATCCTATTTCCTGAACTAACAATTATGCCAGTTGGGAGCTGTTTTGATGTAATAAATCATACAAAAGCATTTAATAAACTGACAACAGTTAATACAACAGCAATTGGATTAATAGATTCAGACCATCATGATACATCCCGTTTAGCCAGTTTAAAAGATGAAAAAATATATAACTTCTCAATATCTGAAGTTGAAAATCTATTTTTGGATGAGAAGTTTCTTAAAAAAATGGCATCTCAATTACTGGTCGACATTGCTGAAATTGAAAAAGTAAAAAATGATGTTATTGAAGAGCTTGATAAGCTCAAAGTTATTCAGACATCAAATTATGTAAGCACTAAGATTAATTACTATTTCAAAGATTCTCACGTTTCAAAGGGAAATAGCTTAGACCAAGTAGAAACAAATTTTCAAACATTTTCAGATAAGATAGAAATTACTGAATGGTATGGTACACGTATTACTGAATTGGAAAATATTGTAGCAAATAAGGACTATAAAAAGACTATTTCTGTTTTTAACAACAAAGGATTAAAAAGTATTGCGATGAAATATCTCAAAATTTCGGACTTTACTGAACGTTCGATAAAATTGTTATTATCTGATATTGATGCTCAAGAAATTTTAATTGATTATTTCCCAAATGAAGTAAAAACTGCTGGCAACACGCGGTATAGTTAA
- a CDS encoding NADase-type glycan-binding domain-containing protein has product MKQILIMGLIFISQLGFSQIKELNPTSTRQLDLSVAGEKEFNDNLEACKKIWDKMSNGVKYDDLSQQEKDALSKVDETMEDYWDIIGGGCSWYCGGGPKEVTASSYLKSQGENNYEPKNAHDLNYKNVWVEGVDGYGIGEYLLYTFSGTSPRINEIIVVNGYVKSKTAWENNSRVKKLKVYIDDKPYAILNLKDIRGSQSFKIEPIGNSDRKNWDMLKTKPDWTLKFEILDVYKGLKYDDVVISEIYFDGLDVHCFAKGTEIKLADNTIKSIEDLQVGDLVAYMDFDTKTIKSAKIEKTEKVIHHGLVTYRFESGLTITSTQDHPFKIDNKGWASLKPDKSNQYKGFENIDKIKIGDFFIAENGTEKLVSIDYLEGEQETWTISKLSSGDNFIANGLIVGVEELND; this is encoded by the coding sequence ATGAAACAGATTTTAATAATGGGATTGATATTCATATCCCAGCTTGGATTTTCACAGATAAAGGAATTAAATCCGACATCAACAAGACAATTAGATTTGAGTGTTGCAGGGGAAAAAGAATTCAATGACAATCTTGAAGCCTGCAAAAAGATTTGGGATAAAATGTCAAATGGTGTAAAATATGACGATTTATCACAGCAAGAAAAAGACGCTCTTTCTAAAGTTGATGAAACTATGGAAGACTACTGGGATATTATCGGAGGAGGTTGCAGTTGGTATTGTGGAGGAGGCCCGAAAGAGGTTACTGCATCTAGTTATTTAAAATCACAAGGAGAAAATAATTACGAACCTAAAAATGCACATGATTTAAACTATAAAAATGTTTGGGTTGAGGGTGTTGACGGTTATGGTATTGGAGAATACCTTTTATATACATTTAGCGGAACTTCCCCAAGAATAAATGAAATAATTGTTGTAAATGGATATGTAAAAAGTAAAACGGCTTGGGAGAACAACTCACGAGTTAAAAAACTGAAAGTTTACATTGATGACAAACCATATGCAATACTGAACCTTAAAGATATTCGAGGTTCACAGAGTTTTAAGATTGAGCCAATAGGGAATAGCGACAGAAAGAATTGGGATATGCTTAAAACAAAACCTGATTGGACTTTGAAATTTGAAATACTGGATGTTTACAAAGGACTAAAATATGATGACGTTGTAATTTCAGAAATCTATTTTGACGGACTTGATGTTCATTGTTTTGCAAAAGGCACAGAAATCAAATTAGCCGATAACACCATCAAAAGCATTGAAGACTTACAAGTCGGTGATTTGGTTGCTTACATGGATTTTGATACTAAAACTATAAAATCTGCCAAAATTGAGAAAACGGAAAAAGTAATACATCATGGACTTGTAACTTACCGATTTGAAAGCGGATTGACAATAACTTCAACTCAAGACCATCCTTTCAAAATTGACAATAAAGGTTGGGCTTCCCTAAAGCCTGATAAATCAAATCAATACAAAGGATTTGAAAACATTGACAAAATAAAAATTGGTGACTTCTTTATAGCAGAAAACGGAACAGAAAAACTGGTTTCGATTGACTATTTAGAAGGAGAACAAGAAACTTGGACGATTTCAAAACTAAGTTCAGGTGATAATTTTATAGCAAACGGACTTATTGTTGGGGTCGAAGAATTAAACGATTGA